A window from Pseudomonas campi encodes these proteins:
- the pilH gene encoding twitching motility response regulator PilH: MARILIVDDSPTEMYKLTAMLEKHGHQVLKAENGADGVALARQEKPDAVLMDIVMPGLNGFQATRQLTKDADTSHIPVIIVTTKDQETDKVWGKRQGARDYLTKPVDEDTLMKTLNAVLAG; the protein is encoded by the coding sequence ATGGCTCGTATTTTGATTGTTGATGACTCTCCGACTGAAATGTACAAACTGACGGCCATGCTGGAAAAGCATGGTCATCAGGTGCTCAAAGCGGAAAACGGTGCCGATGGCGTTGCCTTGGCCCGTCAGGAAAAACCCGATGCCGTGCTGATGGACATCGTCATGCCGGGGCTTAATGGCTTCCAGGCCACCCGTCAGCTGACCAAGGATGCGGATACCAGCCACATCCCGGTGATCATCGTCACCACCAAGGATCAGGAGACCGACAAGGTCTGGGGCAAGCGCCAGGGTGCGCGTGACTACCTGACCAAGCCGGTGGACGAAGACACGCTGATGAAAACTTTGAATGCGGTACTGGCCGGCTGA
- the pilG gene encoding twitching motility response regulator PilG — protein sequence MEQHSEGLKVMVIDDSKTIRRTAETLLKKVGCEVITAVDGFDALAKIADTHPSIIFVDIMMPRLDGYQTCALIKNNSAFKSTPVIMLSSKDGLFDKAKGRIVGSDQYLTKPFSKEELLGAIKTHVPDFVPVEQAS from the coding sequence ATGGAACAGCATTCCGAGGGTTTGAAGGTCATGGTGATCGACGATTCGAAGACGATTCGTCGCACCGCTGAAACTCTACTGAAAAAAGTCGGATGCGAAGTCATCACGGCTGTTGATGGCTTTGATGCGCTGGCCAAGATCGCTGATACTCACCCGAGCATCATTTTCGTCGACATCATGATGCCGCGGCTCGATGGCTATCAGACCTGCGCCCTGATCAAGAACAACAGTGCTTTCAAATCCACCCCGGTGATCATGCTGTCCTCCAAGGACGGTCTGTTCGACAAGGCCAAGGGCCGAATCGTTGGCTCCGACCAGTACCTGACCAAGCCCTTCAGCAAGGAAGAGCTGCTCGGTGCCATCAAGACGCATGTCCCCGACTTCGTTCCGGTGGAGCAAGCCTCCTGA
- the gshB gene encoding glutathione synthase, which yields MSVRLGIVMDPIDQISFKKDSSLAMLLAAQARGWSLFYMEQKDLYQNAGEARGRMSPLRVFDNPQKWFELDTEQDSPLRELDVILMRKDPPFDNEFVYSTYLLEQAERAGVLIVNRPQSLRDCNEKLFATQFPHCMPPTLVSRRSDILREFAETQRDIILKPLDGMGGASIFRHRAGDPNLSVILETLTAHGSQQCMAQGYLPGIKDGDKRILMIDGEPIPYCLARIPAQGETRGNLAAGGTGEARPLTERDRWIAAQVGPVLREKGLLFVGLDVIGEHLTEINVTSPTCIREIDKAFDTRIGERLMEAIENKLQAAKLKPQA from the coding sequence ATGAGCGTGCGCCTGGGGATCGTCATGGATCCTATCGACCAGATCAGCTTCAAGAAGGACAGCTCGCTGGCCATGCTTCTGGCCGCCCAGGCCCGCGGCTGGTCGCTGTTCTATATGGAGCAGAAAGATCTCTATCAGAACGCTGGCGAAGCCCGCGGCCGGATGTCACCGCTGCGCGTCTTTGACAATCCACAAAAATGGTTCGAGCTGGATACCGAACAGGATAGCCCGTTGCGCGAGCTGGACGTGATCCTGATGCGCAAGGACCCACCCTTCGACAACGAGTTCGTCTACTCCACCTACTTGCTGGAACAGGCCGAACGCGCCGGCGTGCTGATCGTCAACCGTCCGCAGAGCCTGCGTGACTGCAACGAGAAGCTGTTCGCCACCCAGTTCCCCCACTGCATGCCACCGACCCTGGTCAGCCGCAGGTCGGACATTCTGCGCGAGTTTGCCGAAACGCAGCGTGACATCATTCTCAAACCCCTGGATGGCATGGGCGGCGCCTCGATCTTTCGCCACCGCGCCGGCGACCCCAACCTTTCGGTGATCCTGGAAACCCTCACCGCCCATGGCTCCCAGCAGTGCATGGCGCAGGGTTACCTGCCCGGCATCAAAGACGGCGACAAGCGCATCCTGATGATCGACGGCGAGCCGATCCCCTATTGCCTGGCGCGTATCCCGGCGCAGGGCGAGACCCGTGGCAACCTGGCCGCCGGCGGCACCGGCGAAGCCCGCCCACTGACCGAACGCGACCGCTGGATCGCCGCCCAGGTGGGCCCGGTGCTGCGCGAGAAGGGCCTGCTGTTCGTCGGCCTGGACGTGATCGGCGAACACCTCACCGAGATCAACGTGACCAGCCCGACCTGCATCCGCGAGATCGACAAGGCCTTCGATACCCGCATCGGCGAGCGCCTGATGGAGGCCATCGAAAACAAACTGCAAGCTGCCAAGCTCAAGCCACAAGCTTGA
- a CDS encoding energy transducer TonB: MNAATLPPQLPSTGVRPADRLGFTLLIATILHLAVILGVSFTLAKPGTLSKSLEITLSTFKSEEKPKDADYLAQNNQQGSGTLEHKAAPKTTEQAVFQDTQVKRITPPSAPPQAQRQEAAPKAAIATRSPQQQKTPSKTERTQPEPDARPAPVFDSSQLSAEIASLEAELAQDIQQYAKRPKIHRLNAASTMRDKGAWYKDEWRKKVERVGNLNYPEEARRQRIYGSLRLLVSINRDGTLYEVQVLEPSGQPLLDQAALRIVRLAAPYAPFTGDMAEFDRLEIIRTWRFERGDRLSSN, from the coding sequence ATGAACGCTGCCACGCTCCCACCCCAATTGCCCAGCACCGGCGTCCGCCCCGCGGATCGCCTGGGCTTTACTCTGCTCATCGCGACCATCCTGCACCTGGCCGTGATCCTCGGCGTCAGCTTCACCCTGGCCAAACCCGGCACGCTGAGCAAGAGCCTGGAAATCACCCTCTCCACCTTCAAGAGCGAAGAGAAGCCCAAGGACGCGGATTACCTGGCGCAGAACAACCAGCAGGGCAGCGGCACCCTGGAGCACAAGGCCGCACCGAAGACCACCGAACAGGCAGTCTTCCAGGACACCCAGGTCAAGCGCATTACCCCACCCAGCGCACCGCCACAGGCGCAGCGCCAGGAAGCCGCACCCAAGGCCGCCATCGCCACCCGCAGCCCGCAGCAACAGAAGACCCCGAGCAAGACCGAGCGCACCCAGCCCGAGCCTGACGCCCGCCCGGCGCCGGTGTTCGACAGCTCGCAGCTGTCCGCCGAGATCGCCAGCCTGGAAGCCGAATTGGCCCAGGACATCCAGCAATACGCCAAGCGCCCGAAGATCCATCGCCTGAATGCCGCCTCGACCATGCGCGACAAGGGTGCCTGGTACAAGGACGAGTGGCGCAAGAAGGTCGAACGGGTCGGCAACCTCAACTATCCGGAAGAGGCCCGTCGCCAGCGCATCTACGGTAGCCTGCGCCTGCTGGTGTCGATCAACCGCGACGGCACTCTGTATGAAGTGCAGGTACTCGAGCCCTCCGGTCAGCCCCTGCTGGATCAGGCCGCCCTGCGCATCGTGCGCCTGGCTGCGCCCTACGCACCGTTCACCGGCGATATGGCCGAGTTCGACCGCCTGGAGATCATCCGCACCTGGCGCTTCGAGCGCGGTGACCGCCTGTCGAGCAACTGA
- a CDS encoding YqgE/AlgH family protein translates to MKNSAPSYLKHHFLIAMPHMADPQFAQTVTYLVEHNEQGAMGLVINRPNDLSLADVLEQLRPDEEPPLRCQSLPIFAGGPVQTDRGFVLHPSGQTFQATLELGELALSTSQDVLFAIADGTGPQQHLITLGYAGWEAGQLEAELVDNAWLTCPAAADILFDLPFDQRLAAAAARLGVNLSLLSAQAGHA, encoded by the coding sequence ATGAAGAATTCCGCGCCCAGCTATCTCAAGCACCACTTCCTGATCGCCATGCCGCACATGGCCGATCCGCAGTTCGCGCAGACCGTCACCTACCTGGTCGAACACAACGAACAAGGCGCCATGGGCCTGGTGATCAACCGGCCGAATGACCTCAGCCTGGCCGACGTACTCGAACAGCTGCGCCCGGACGAAGAGCCGCCGCTGCGTTGCCAGAGCCTGCCGATCTTCGCCGGCGGCCCGGTGCAAACCGACCGCGGCTTTGTCCTGCACCCGAGCGGGCAAACCTTCCAGGCCACCCTCGAGCTGGGTGAGCTGGCCCTGTCGACCTCGCAGGATGTGCTGTTCGCCATCGCCGATGGCACCGGCCCGCAGCAGCACCTGATCACCCTCGGCTACGCCGGCTGGGAAGCCGGCCAGCTGGAAGCCGAGCTGGTCGACAATGCCTGGCTGACCTGCCCGGCCGCTGCCGACATCCTCTTCGACCTGCCGTTCGACCAGCGCCTGGCCGCCGCTGCCGCCCGCCTCGGGGTCAACCTGAGCCTGCTCAGCGCCCAGGCCGGCCACGCATGA
- the ruvX gene encoding Holliday junction resolvase RuvX, translating to MSAPDKPLRLLLGFDYGSKQIGVAVGQVITGQARELCVLKAQNGVPDWQKVEALIKEWQPDAIVVGLPLNMDGSPSEMSERAEKFARRLNGRFNLPVHTHDERLTTYEAKGERMAQGQRGGSYRDNPVDALAAALLLEGWLAEHP from the coding sequence ATGAGCGCCCCGGACAAGCCCCTGCGCCTGTTGCTCGGCTTCGATTACGGCAGCAAGCAGATCGGCGTCGCCGTCGGCCAGGTGATCACCGGCCAGGCCCGCGAGCTGTGCGTGCTCAAGGCCCAGAACGGCGTACCGGACTGGCAGAAGGTCGAAGCGCTGATCAAGGAGTGGCAGCCGGACGCCATAGTCGTCGGCCTGCCACTGAACATGGACGGCAGCCCAAGCGAGATGAGCGAACGCGCGGAGAAATTCGCCCGCCGCCTCAACGGCCGTTTCAACCTGCCGGTACACACCCACGACGAACGCCTGACCACCTACGAGGCCAAGGGCGAACGCATGGCCCAGGGCCAGCGCGGCGGCAGCTACCGGGACAACCCGGTCGACGCCCTGGCCGCGGCACTATTGCTCGAAGGCTGGCTGGCCGAGCACCCGTGA
- the pyrR gene encoding bifunctional pyr operon transcriptional regulator/uracil phosphoribosyltransferase PyrR yields MTLPNPAELLPRMATELQQLLASRGIEQAHFIGIRTGGVWVAEALLAQLGLDQPLGTLDVSFYRDDFTRSGLHPQVRPSQLPFDIEDQHLVLIDDVLMSGRTIRAALNELFDYGRPASVTLVSLLDLNARELPIHADVLGATLALATNERVKLLGPAPLALELQSLSA; encoded by the coding sequence ATGACCCTGCCCAACCCCGCCGAACTGTTGCCGCGCATGGCCACCGAGCTGCAGCAACTGCTGGCCAGTCGCGGCATCGAACAGGCCCACTTCATCGGCATCCGCACCGGCGGCGTGTGGGTCGCCGAGGCCCTGCTGGCGCAGCTGGGCCTGGATCAACCGCTCGGCACCCTCGACGTGTCCTTCTACCGCGACGACTTCACTCGCAGCGGCCTGCACCCGCAGGTGCGCCCCTCGCAGCTGCCGTTCGATATCGAAGACCAGCACCTGGTGCTGATCGACGACGTGCTGATGAGCGGGCGCACCATCCGCGCCGCGCTCAACGAGCTGTTCGACTACGGCCGCCCGGCCAGTGTGACCCTGGTCAGCCTGCTCGACCTGAACGCCCGCGAGCTGCCGATCCATGCCGATGTGCTCGGCGCAACGCTCGCCCTGGCGACCAACGAGCGGGTAAAATTGCTCGGCCCCGCGCCGCTCGCCCTCGAGCTGCAAAGCCTTTCCGCCTAG
- a CDS encoding aspartate carbamoyltransferase catalytic subunit, translating into MPIDAKRSLQLNDQGQLRHFLSLDGLPRELLTEILDTADSFLEVGARAVKKVPLLRGKTVCNVFFENSTRTRTTFELAAQRLSADVISLNVSTSSTSKGETLFDTLRNLEAMAADIFVVRHADSGAAHFIAEHVCPNLAIINGGDGRHAHPTQGMLDMLTIRRHKGGFENLSVAIVGDILHSRVARSNMLALKTLGCPDIRVIGPKTLLPVGIEQYGVKVYSDLASGLKDVDVVIMLRLQRERMQGGLLPSEGEFYKLFGLTEQRLKLAKPDALVMHPGPINRGVEIESAVADGPQSVILNQVTYGIAIRMAVLSMAMSGQTAQRQLNAEEQN; encoded by the coding sequence ATGCCTATCGACGCCAAGCGCTCGCTGCAGCTCAACGACCAGGGCCAGCTGCGCCACTTCCTCTCGCTCGACGGCCTGCCCCGCGAGCTGCTGACGGAAATCCTCGACACCGCCGACTCCTTCCTCGAAGTCGGTGCCCGCGCGGTGAAGAAAGTCCCGCTGCTGCGTGGCAAGACCGTGTGCAACGTGTTCTTCGAGAACTCCACACGCACCCGCACCACCTTCGAACTGGCCGCCCAGCGCCTGTCCGCCGACGTGATCAGCCTCAACGTGTCGACCAGCTCGACCAGCAAGGGCGAGACCCTGTTCGACACCCTGCGCAACCTGGAAGCCATGGCCGCCGACATCTTCGTCGTGCGCCATGCCGACTCCGGCGCCGCGCACTTCATCGCCGAGCACGTCTGCCCCAACCTGGCGATCATCAACGGCGGCGACGGCCGCCACGCGCACCCGACCCAGGGCATGCTCGACATGCTCACCATCCGTCGGCACAAGGGCGGTTTCGAAAACCTCTCGGTGGCGATCGTCGGCGACATCCTCCATTCACGGGTAGCGCGCTCCAACATGCTCGCGCTGAAGACCCTGGGTTGCCCGGATATCCGCGTGATCGGGCCGAAGACCCTGCTGCCGGTCGGCATCGAGCAATACGGGGTGAAGGTCTACAGCGACCTCGCCAGCGGCCTCAAGGATGTCGACGTGGTGATCATGCTGCGCCTGCAGCGCGAGCGCATGCAGGGCGGCCTGCTGCCCAGCGAAGGCGAGTTCTACAAGCTGTTCGGCCTCACCGAGCAGCGCCTCAAGCTGGCCAAGCCGGATGCCCTGGTGATGCACCCGGGGCCGATCAACCGCGGCGTGGAAATCGAGTCAGCGGTGGCCGACGGCCCGCAGTCGGTGATTCTCAACCAGGTGACCTACGGCATCGCCATCCGCATGGCCGTGCTGTCCATGGCCATGAGCGGCCAGACCGCCCAGCGCCAACTGAATGCCGAGGAGCAGAACTGA
- a CDS encoding dihydroorotase gives MRTRIFGARVIDPASGLDQVSDLYLDGGKIVAIHQAPSGFVTEQEIDANGLIASPGLVDLSVALREPGYSRKGNIASETLAAAAGGVTSLCCPPLTKPVLDTSAVAELILDRAQEAGHAKVFPIGALTKGLAGEQLAELVALRDAGCVAFGNGLAPMANNRTLRRALEYAATFDLTVVFHAQDADLADGGLAHEGPTASFLGLAGIPETAETVALARDLLLVEQSGVRAHFSQLTSARGAEMIAAAQARGLPVTADVAMYQLILTDEALQGFSSLYHVQPPLRAARDRDGLREALKAGVISAIASHHQPHEADAKLAPFGATEPGISSVELLLPLALTLVQDGLLDLPTLLARLTAGPAKALRLPAGRLAVGAPADLLLFDAEAQTLAGETWYSKGGNSPFIGHCLPGKVRYTLVDGRISYQG, from the coding sequence ATGCGCACCCGTATCTTCGGCGCCCGCGTGATTGACCCGGCCAGTGGCCTCGACCAGGTCAGCGACCTCTACCTCGACGGCGGCAAGATCGTCGCCATCCACCAGGCGCCCAGCGGCTTCGTCACCGAGCAGGAAATCGATGCCAACGGCCTGATCGCCAGCCCCGGCCTGGTCGACCTGTCCGTGGCCCTGCGCGAACCCGGCTACAGCCGCAAGGGCAACATCGCCAGCGAAACCCTGGCCGCCGCCGCCGGCGGCGTCACCAGCCTGTGCTGCCCGCCACTGACCAAACCGGTGCTGGATACCTCGGCGGTGGCCGAACTGATCCTTGACCGCGCCCAGGAGGCCGGCCACGCCAAGGTCTTCCCGATCGGCGCCCTGACCAAGGGCCTGGCCGGTGAGCAGTTGGCCGAGCTGGTGGCCCTGCGCGACGCCGGCTGCGTGGCCTTCGGCAACGGCCTGGCGCCGATGGCCAACAACCGCACCCTGCGCCGCGCCCTGGAATACGCGGCGACCTTCGACCTGACCGTGGTGTTCCACGCCCAGGACGCCGACCTGGCCGACGGAGGCCTGGCCCATGAGGGCCCCACCGCCAGCTTCCTCGGCCTGGCCGGCATCCCGGAAACCGCCGAGACCGTGGCCCTGGCCCGCGACCTGCTGCTGGTCGAGCAAAGCGGCGTGCGCGCGCACTTCAGCCAGCTCACCAGTGCCCGCGGCGCCGAGATGATCGCCGCCGCCCAGGCCCGTGGCCTGCCGGTCACCGCCGATGTGGCGATGTACCAGCTGATCCTCACCGACGAAGCGCTGCAGGGCTTCTCCAGCCTCTACCACGTGCAACCGCCGCTGCGCGCCGCGCGTGACCGCGACGGCCTGCGCGAAGCGCTGAAGGCCGGGGTGATCTCGGCCATCGCCAGCCACCACCAGCCCCACGAAGCGGATGCCAAGCTGGCGCCATTCGGTGCCACTGAGCCCGGCATCAGCAGCGTCGAACTGCTCCTGCCGCTGGCCCTGACTCTGGTGCAGGACGGCCTGCTCGACCTGCCAACCCTGCTCGCGCGCCTCACCGCCGGCCCGGCCAAGGCTCTGCGCCTACCCGCCGGCCGCCTGGCCGTGGGCGCTCCCGCCGACCTGCTGCTGTTCGATGCCGAAGCGCAGACCCTGGCCGGCGAGACCTGGTACTCGAAGGGCGGCAACAGTCCGTTCATCGGTCACTGCCTGCCGGGCAAGGTGCGCTACACCCTGGTCGACGGACGCATCAGCTACCAGGGCTGA
- a CDS encoding NINE protein, with the protein MQRQDTHSKLIGYLLWIFGFLGAHRFYYGKPVTGTIWFFTLGLLFIGWIIDLFLIPAMDREADLRFTAGDTDYNVAWILLTFLGVFGVHRMYQGKWITGIIYLCTGGLFLIGVLYDFWTLNTQVSIENASRS; encoded by the coding sequence ATGCAACGACAGGACACCCACAGCAAGCTGATCGGTTATCTATTGTGGATCTTCGGTTTTCTGGGCGCGCACCGCTTCTACTACGGCAAGCCGGTAACCGGAACCATCTGGTTCTTCACCCTGGGTCTGCTGTTCATCGGCTGGATCATCGACCTGTTCCTGATCCCAGCGATGGATCGCGAAGCCGATTTGCGCTTCACGGCGGGGGATACCGATTACAACGTAGCCTGGATCCTGCTGACTTTCCTCGGTGTGTTCGGTGTACACCGCATGTACCAGGGCAAGTGGATCACCGGGATCATCTATTTGTGCACCGGCGGCCTGTTCCTTATCGGGGTGCTCTACGATTTCTGGACCCTTAATACCCAGGTTTCAATTGAAAACGCCTCGCGCAGCTGA
- a CDS encoding putative DNA modification/repair radical SAM protein, translated as MQLIDKLTVLADAAKYDVSCASSGAPKRSSKGKSGLGATNGMGICHSFTPDGRCVALLKILLTNFCLYDCQYCVNRRSSDVPRARFTPVEVVTLTLDFYRRNCISGLFLSSGIIRSADYTMEQLIRVAKLLREEHQFRGYIHLKTIPDADPLLIPEAGRYADRLSVNIELPTESSLIRLAPEKQVGTIKQAMHSIHQGESEARAEKGAPRFAPAGQSTQMIVGADDTDDSTILHTAQSLYGAYRLRRVYYSAFSPIPHSPKTVPFEAPPLLREHRLYQADFLLRGYGFQAGELLSGPGNLALDIDPKLAWALANREHFPVDLNRAEPSLIARVPGIGVLSAKRLVALRRHKRIRFEDVSRLRCALEKAKPFIVTQDYRPLQAGNESQVLRQQLSETPAQMVLW; from the coding sequence ATGCAGTTGATCGACAAGCTCACCGTTCTCGCCGATGCCGCCAAGTACGACGTCTCCTGCGCCAGCAGTGGCGCGCCGAAGCGCAGCTCGAAGGGCAAGAGCGGACTCGGCGCAACCAACGGCATGGGCATCTGCCACAGCTTCACCCCGGACGGGCGCTGCGTGGCGCTGCTGAAGATCCTGCTGACCAACTTCTGCCTGTACGACTGCCAATACTGCGTCAACCGCCGCTCCAGCGATGTACCACGGGCGCGCTTCACCCCCGTGGAAGTGGTGACCCTGACCCTGGACTTCTACCGACGCAACTGCATCAGCGGCCTGTTCCTCAGCTCGGGGATCATTCGCTCGGCCGACTACACCATGGAGCAGTTGATCCGCGTCGCCAAACTGCTGCGTGAAGAACACCAGTTCCGCGGCTACATCCACCTGAAGACCATTCCCGATGCCGATCCGCTGCTGATCCCCGAAGCCGGGCGCTACGCCGATCGCCTCAGCGTCAACATCGAACTGCCCACCGAGAGCAGCCTGATCCGCCTGGCGCCTGAAAAGCAGGTGGGCACCATCAAGCAGGCCATGCACTCAATCCACCAGGGCGAGAGCGAGGCCCGCGCGGAAAAGGGCGCACCACGCTTCGCCCCCGCCGGTCAGAGCACGCAGATGATTGTCGGCGCCGACGACACCGACGACAGCACCATCCTGCACACCGCCCAGTCGCTGTATGGCGCCTACCGCCTGCGCCGGGTCTACTACTCTGCATTCAGTCCGATCCCACACAGCCCCAAGACCGTGCCCTTCGAGGCGCCGCCGCTGCTGCGCGAGCATCGCCTGTATCAGGCCGACTTCCTCCTGCGTGGCTATGGCTTCCAGGCCGGCGAACTGCTCAGCGGCCCCGGCAACCTGGCCCTGGATATCGACCCCAAACTGGCCTGGGCGCTGGCCAACCGCGAGCACTTCCCGGTCGATCTGAACCGCGCCGAACCCAGCCTGATCGCCCGTGTCCCCGGCATCGGCGTCCTCAGCGCCAAACGTCTGGTGGCGCTGCGCCGACACAAGCGCATCCGCTTCGAGGACGTCAGCCGCCTGCGCTGTGCTCTGGAAAAAGCCAAACCCTTTATCGTCACCCAGGACTATCGGCCCCTGCAGGCCGGCAACGAGTCGCAGGTACTGCGCCAGCAGTTGAGCGAAACACCGGCACAGATGGTGCTCTGGTGA
- a CDS encoding TIGR03915 family putative DNA repair protein: protein MVSARFDGSFAGWRQAARELLQQGVTADQVTWYSHDGDTDLFAAGTPCATPHLATTAIRVPRQLLNLLESAARYRCADRWSLLYRVLWRVSHGDRSAMLAGDADGSELHKRLKAVRREAHHLHAFLRFQPCHVENGPDFVAWHEPAHDILHSASGHFAERMGQHSWLIATPQDGVYWDGQRLQHQQHCPQEWQQLAQAPGDEGQQLWLAYYGSTFNPARLNRSVLENNMPVRFWKNLPEGPLIPQLMSQARAGAQRDGQAQAVAQRSGKIIRYRNDSEQTPSGSVGPGLPR from the coding sequence ATGGTCAGCGCGCGCTTCGATGGCAGCTTCGCCGGCTGGCGCCAGGCCGCACGCGAGCTGTTGCAACAGGGTGTGACTGCCGACCAAGTCACCTGGTACAGCCACGACGGCGATACCGACCTGTTCGCGGCCGGAACGCCTTGCGCAACGCCGCACCTGGCGACCACCGCCATCCGGGTGCCACGCCAGCTGCTCAACCTGCTCGAAAGTGCCGCACGCTATCGCTGTGCAGACCGCTGGAGTCTGCTCTACCGGGTGCTCTGGCGGGTCAGCCACGGCGACCGCAGCGCCATGCTGGCGGGGGATGCCGACGGCAGCGAGCTGCACAAACGGCTCAAGGCCGTGCGCCGCGAAGCCCATCACCTGCATGCCTTTCTGCGCTTTCAGCCCTGCCACGTCGAGAACGGGCCGGACTTCGTCGCCTGGCACGAACCAGCCCATGACATTCTGCACAGCGCCAGCGGGCACTTTGCCGAGCGCATGGGCCAGCACAGTTGGCTGATCGCTACGCCACAAGACGGGGTGTACTGGGATGGCCAGCGCTTGCAGCACCAGCAGCACTGCCCACAGGAGTGGCAGCAGCTGGCGCAGGCGCCGGGGGATGAAGGCCAGCAGCTATGGCTGGCCTACTACGGCAGTACCTTCAACCCGGCGCGGCTGAATCGCAGCGTACTGGAAAACAACATGCCGGTACGCTTCTGGAAAAACCTGCCGGAAGGGCCGCTGATTCCGCAGCTGATGAGTCAGGCGCGAGCCGGAGCCCAGCGCGACGGCCAGGCCCAGGCTGTCGCACAGAGATCCGGGAAAATCATTCGCTACCGCAACGATAGCGAGCAGACGCCTAGCGGAAGCGTCGGCCCGGGTCTTCCTCGCTGA
- a CDS encoding PilT/PilU family type 4a pilus ATPase, whose amino-acid sequence MEFEKLLRLMVEKGGSDLFITAGVPPSMKVNGKIMPVTKNPMSPEQTRETVHSVMNEQQRRDFAENHECNFAISARGVGRFRVSAFYQRNLAGMVLRRIETNIPTLDDLKLPEILKKLALTKRGLVLFVGATGTGKSTSLAAMIGYRNKNSSGHIISIEDPIEYIHQHQSCIVTQREVGIDTESFEVALKNTLRQAPDVILIGEVRTRETMDHAVAFAETGHLCLATLHANNANQALDRIINFFPADRQNQVWMDLSLNLKAIVAQQLVPTPDGKGRRAVIEVLINTPLAADLIRKGEVHELKALMKRSTELGMQTFDQALYNLYTQGEITYEDALLYADSANDLRLMIKLGSETDGDHLTSMSQGLSLEVSEEDPGRRFR is encoded by the coding sequence ATGGAATTCGAAAAGCTGCTGCGCTTGATGGTGGAAAAAGGTGGTTCCGACCTGTTCATTACCGCCGGTGTACCGCCGTCGATGAAGGTCAACGGCAAGATCATGCCGGTGACCAAGAACCCCATGTCGCCGGAACAAACGCGGGAAACCGTGCACTCGGTGATGAACGAGCAGCAGCGCCGCGACTTCGCCGAGAACCACGAGTGCAACTTTGCCATCAGCGCCCGCGGCGTGGGTCGCTTCCGCGTCAGCGCCTTCTACCAGCGCAACCTGGCAGGCATGGTGCTGCGCCGTATCGAGACCAACATCCCGACCCTGGACGACCTCAAGTTACCGGAGATTTTGAAGAAGCTGGCGCTGACCAAGCGCGGCCTGGTGCTGTTCGTCGGTGCCACCGGTACCGGTAAGTCCACCTCGCTGGCGGCGATGATCGGCTACCGCAACAAGAACAGCAGCGGCCACATCATCTCCATCGAAGACCCGATCGAATACATCCACCAGCACCAGAGCTGCATCGTCACCCAGCGCGAAGTGGGCATCGATACCGAATCCTTCGAGGTGGCGCTGAAGAACACCCTGCGCCAGGCGCCGGACGTGATCCTGATCGGCGAGGTGCGTACCCGCGAGACCATGGACCACGCCGTGGCCTTCGCCGAAACCGGTCACCTGTGCCTGGCCACCCTGCACGCCAACAACGCCAACCAGGCGCTGGACCGGATCATCAACTTCTTCCCGGCTGACCGGCAGAATCAGGTGTGGATGGACCTGTCGCTTAACCTCAAGGCCATTGTCGCCCAGCAACTGGTGCCAACCCCGGACGGCAAGGGCCGCCGCGCGGTGATCGAGGTACTAATCAACACCCCGCTGGCCGCCGACTTGATCCGCAAGGGCGAGGTGCATGAGCTCAAGGCGCTGATGAAGCGCTCCACCGAGCTGGGCATGCAGACCTTCGACCAGGCCCTGTACAACCTCTACACCCAGGGCGAGATCACCTACGAAGATGCGCTGCTCTACGCTGACTCGGCGAACGATCTGCGCCTGATGATCAAGCTCGGTTCGGAAACCGACGGCGACCACCTGACCAGCATGAGCCAGGGCCTGAGCCTGGAAGTCAGCGAGGAAGACCCGGGCCGACGCTTCCGCTAG